In a single window of the Larimichthys crocea isolate SSNF chromosome XVII, L_crocea_2.0, whole genome shotgun sequence genome:
- the soat1 gene encoding sterol O-acyltransferase 1 yields the protein MENDSVLRSRCRAVPKIPTFPDLDNSLDEGCNREEHEQGNGDNHVTANGKIEVEHVISKKLQLKRKAEYLKSDLMRQFDSQVNDFMDSLIEESASLEPAPVPAVFSPPLSDKERSKLRHFRPPHGQGKHFVSRRSLLDELFEVNHIRTIYHMFIALLILFILSTLVVDFIDEGRLVLDFDLLVYAFGQFPLVVCTWICMFLSALLVPYTLFQLWSQTQSGSSRHPRLHSLLFGSVFLLYQALGLGFLPTYVVVTNSLPPASCFIIILEQVRLMMKAHSFVRENVPRILTWAKDKSSPSPVVPQVSQYLYFLFAPTLIYRDKYPRNPVIRWGYVATKLLQVLGSLFYAYYVFVRLCIPQFRSISLQIFDPRAMVLCVFNSILPGVLVLFLAFFAFLHCWLNAFAEMLRFADRMFYKDWWNSTSFANYYRTWNVVVHDWLYYYVYRDFLWISQKRFRPAAMLFVFTVSAVVHEYILAICFGFFYPVLFCLFMCFGMMFNFILHDQRKGPIWNIIMWTALFLGQGVIICLYSQEWYAQLYCPLKEPSFFELLKPRSWSCQKGLMADSNRL from the exons ATGGAGAATGACAGCGTCCTCCGGTCTCGCTGCCGAGCCGTTCCCAAGATCCCCACCTTCCCTGATTTGGATAACTCTTTGGATGAGGGGTGTAACCGAGAAGAACATGAGCAAGGCAACGGAGACAACCACGTTACTGCTAATG GAAAAATTGAAGTGGAACATGTGATCAGCaaaaagctgcagctgaaaagaaaagcagag TACCTGAAGAGTGACCTGATGCGTCAGTTTGACAGTCAGGTTAATGACTTCATGGACAGTCTCATTGAGGAGTCGGCCAGCTTGGAGCCTGCACCTGTACCTGCCGTTTTCTCACCTCCGCTGTCAGACAAGGAGAGGAGCAAACTCAG GCATTTTCGGCCTCCTCATGGCCAGGGCAAGCACTTCGTGAGTCGCAGGTCCCTCCTAGA tgaGCTGTTTGAGGTGAACCACATCCGGACTATCTACCACATGTTTATCGCCCTGCTCATTCTCTTTATCCTCAGTACACTGGTGGTAGATTTCATTGATGAAGGCAG ACTGGTGCTagactttgacctgctggtcTATGCATTTGGACAGTTCCCTCTGGTGGTGTGCACATGGATCTGCATGTTCCTGTCTGCTTTGCTGGTTCCCTACACCCTGTTCCAGCTGTGGTCACAGACTCAGTCTGGGTCTTCTCGTCACCCAAGGTTGCACAGTTTGCTGTTCGGCTCTGTATTCCTGCTCTACCAAGCTCTGGGTCTGGGATTCCTGCCTACATATGTGGTGGTGACCAACAGTTTGCCACCTGCATCCTGCTTCATCATTATCTTAGAACAG GTGCGTCTAATGATGAAAGCCCACTCCTTTGTCAGGGAGAATGTGCCAAGAATCCTGACCTGGGCTAAAGACAAGAGCA GCCCCAGCCCAGTGGTCCCTCAGGTCTCTCAGTATCTCTACTTTCTGTTTGCACCCACACTCATCTACAGAGACAAGTACCCCAG GAATCCAGTGATCAGATGGGGCTACGTAGCCACAAAGTTACTTCAG GTACTAGGCAGTCTGTTTTATGCCTATTACGTGTTCGTGCGGCTGTGCATCCCTCAGTTCCGCAGCATCAGTCTGCAGATTTTTGACCCGAGGGCCATGGTCCTTTGTGTCTTTAACTCCATCTTGCCAG gAGTGTTGGTTCTCTTCCTGGCATTCTTTGCCTTCCTCCACTGTTGGCTTAATGCTTTTGCTGAGATGCTCCGCTTTGCTGACAGGATGTTTTACAAG GATTGGTGGAATTCAACCTCTTTTGCCAATTACTATCGCACCTGGAACGTAGTGGTCCACGACTGGCTGTACTACTATGTGTACCGGGACTTCCTGTGG ATCTCTCAGAAGCGTTTCAGACCAGCCgccatgctgtttgtttttacgGTGTCCGCAGTGGTCCACGAGTACATTCTTGCaatctgttttggtttcttctACCCCGTGCTCTTCTGCCTCTTCATGTGTTTTGGAA TGATGTTCAACTTCATTTTACATGACCAAAGGAAAGGACCTATCTGGAACATTATCATGTGGACAGCTCTGTTCCTGGGTCAGGGAGTCATTATCTGTCTGTACTCCCAAGAGTGGTATGCCCAGCTCTACTGCCCCCTGAAGGAG ccTTCGTTCTTTGAGTTACTGAAGCCTCGCTCCTGGAGCTGTCAGAAAGGCCTGATGGCGGACTCTAATAGGCTCTGA